One part of the Mariniblastus fucicola genome encodes these proteins:
- a CDS encoding DUF58 domain-containing protein translates to MIPKEIFQKIRRIQIRSSHQVDELLAGSWNSAFRGRGIEFEEVRPYQIGDDVRSIDWNVTARSDQPFVKLFREEREMSVILLVDMSRSVEFGTVSQTKRELIAELGATIAMSATRNNDKIGLTLFTDEIEKAIPPRKGSRHVLRIIRELLYCQPVGTGTSIRNAVEHLNRTCKRRSVVFLVSDFFDSGFESVLKVARRRHDIVPITVSDPGERALPKVGLVRLRDSETGEQVLVDTSSRKNRKQFSELFARKEEQRLTMFRRLQMEPIQLTTGEDIVDPLRRYFHAREQR, encoded by the coding sequence ATGATTCCCAAAGAGATCTTTCAGAAAATAAGACGAATTCAGATTCGCAGCTCGCATCAGGTTGATGAGCTGCTGGCCGGTTCTTGGAATTCTGCTTTCAGGGGTCGCGGCATCGAATTTGAGGAAGTTCGCCCCTACCAGATCGGTGACGACGTCCGCTCAATTGACTGGAACGTGACCGCTCGAAGCGACCAGCCTTTCGTCAAGCTGTTCCGCGAAGAGCGTGAAATGTCGGTGATCTTGCTGGTCGACATGAGTCGTTCAGTTGAGTTCGGAACGGTATCGCAAACCAAACGCGAGCTGATTGCCGAGCTTGGAGCAACGATTGCCATGTCGGCGACTCGGAACAATGACAAGATCGGGCTGACACTTTTCACCGACGAGATCGAGAAAGCAATCCCGCCACGCAAAGGCAGTCGGCATGTGCTGCGAATCATTCGTGAGCTCCTCTATTGTCAACCGGTCGGAACTGGAACAAGTATTCGCAATGCGGTGGAGCATTTGAATCGAACTTGCAAACGGCGTAGCGTTGTTTTTCTGGTCAGCGATTTTTTCGACTCTGGATTTGAGTCGGTGCTCAAGGTCGCAAGGCGGCGTCACGACATCGTCCCGATTACGGTCAGCGATCCCGGAGAGAGAGCCTTACCGAAGGTTGGCCTTGTTCGACTGCGGGATAGTGAAACCGGTGAGCAAGTACTGGTCGACACCTCAAGTCGCAAAAACCGAAAACAGTTCTCGGAATTGTTTGCTCGAAAGGAAGAGCAACGATTGACGATGTTTCGACGCTTGCAGATGGAGCCAATTCAACTGACGACCGGTGAAGACATCGTCGATCCGCTGCGACGTTACTTCCACGCGAGGGAGCAACGATGA
- a CDS encoding AAA family ATPase: MSTGAEIEQASEKIKLASEPFRRIVSQVNRVLVGQEQLVHRMLIGLLTGGHLLIEGVPGLAKTTAVASLAKAIDTGFQRIQFTPDLLPADLIGTQVYRPQEQTFVVQKGPIFSNLILADEINRAPAKVQSALLEAMQERQVTIGSETFELDNPFLVMATQNPVEQEGTYPLPEAQTDRFMLKVIVDYPNRDEELQILRRMSKTASNVEIESVTNPAEILAARELIDQIHVDEKVEGYIVDLIMATRSPESYGLNLSPMIQFGGSPRATINLALAAKANAFLAGRAYVTPSDVRELAMDILRHRVAVTYEAEAEELTSESIVSQILNHVPMP; the protein is encoded by the coding sequence ATGTCTACCGGTGCGGAAATCGAACAGGCATCCGAGAAAATCAAATTGGCAAGCGAGCCTTTTCGTCGGATCGTTAGTCAAGTCAACCGCGTGCTTGTCGGCCAGGAACAGCTGGTCCACCGCATGCTCATTGGGCTGCTGACCGGAGGCCACCTGCTGATCGAAGGGGTTCCGGGGCTCGCCAAAACAACCGCTGTCGCAAGCTTGGCCAAAGCGATCGATACCGGCTTTCAGCGAATCCAATTCACACCTGACTTGCTGCCGGCCGACTTGATCGGGACTCAGGTCTACCGCCCACAGGAGCAAACATTCGTCGTTCAGAAAGGGCCGATCTTTTCAAACCTGATCCTTGCTGATGAAATCAATCGTGCACCGGCTAAAGTTCAAAGTGCACTTTTGGAGGCGATGCAGGAACGCCAGGTCACGATCGGTAGTGAAACGTTTGAGCTCGACAATCCGTTCCTTGTGATGGCGACACAGAATCCGGTCGAGCAAGAAGGCACTTATCCGCTACCGGAAGCGCAAACGGATCGCTTCATGCTGAAAGTGATTGTCGATTATCCGAACCGCGATGAAGAACTGCAGATCTTGCGTCGGATGAGCAAGACAGCAAGCAATGTAGAAATTGAGTCAGTAACCAACCCTGCCGAAATCCTCGCGGCCCGCGAACTGATCGATCAGATTCATGTCGATGAAAAGGTCGAAGGCTACATCGTCGATCTGATTATGGCGACGCGTTCTCCGGAGTCTTACGGATTGAATTTGTCACCGATGATCCAGTTTGGCGGATCGCCGCGAGCCACGATTAACCTCGCGTTGGCAGCGAAAGCGAACGCGTTTCTTGCAGGAAGAGCATATGTGACGCCATCAGATGTGCGGGAACTTGCGATGGACATTTTGCGTCACCGAGTCGCTGTGACCTACGAAGCGGAAGCCGAAGAGTTAACTTCGGAGTCAATCGTTTCCCAGATCCTGAATCACGTTCCGATGCCGTAA
- a CDS encoding BatD family protein, producing the protein MLARIFNSALLTLVLVVALPSVTFAQDVSAQISSREAWVGSPIVLQIQIRNAENYSLPEGFEIDGCDVQSAGTPSQSSQITIINGRRSESRSVAAQYLICPKREGEFEIPPFEINVDGKTKKTQPMRFVATKSETGDLLFVEVEGKKESVYVGQQLDLKLKIWIKPFSDRDKNIKLNEGHMWQMLSEQSSWGAFTDRMKELAENRQRPGGKAVLRKDEEGRSRQYFLYEIEGKVYPTKPGKLDASDLQIVIDYPLSLGRRRDPFDSIFDDSSLMKQVMGDDFFSSSPFGRRLTVTESRPVVADANVNSTEVMPIPTENRPADYRGAVGKYQIVAEAEPKNVVAGDPITLRLGIVGDGPMEVVQAPPLHDIENLASDFQVSDQSLAGFVQDDSKVFITTIRPRSESVTQIPAIPFSFFDPDKKAYQTVYTQPIDIEVERAEALQLDSIVSNSPQGSVPSDSSQTSANNASTAGMFLQNDFSENVLLPESTMARNGWLYFAAIPAGCWLLLLTAKLATVFPTAIGKLKSPVAQARNAINSAKSGEALAVALRNFVSASVRDNCPTNEHAVGRIRALGDYETANSLESLFHQIGRIDQSTASYSETESPLSIDDLRGECHQMLSDIEKVSKHRRWSKVPASRSTKRNLTATMVMFALSGLAIPQTVSAEDISLSPLLMKANESYRKASEMADTDLAKSRDMFRDAAGNYQRLVDQGVRNSELFFNLGNAWHQSDQPAKAIVNYHRALTLNPGMQKASRNLELLKQELSIADNRSVESNQATWLSLDRAKRMLSTCQQWLGWSMTTFLFAVASIVFWGLLCLKTIRRKTPVLRWAMVPFVLMSVTGLSLYWSQLEPANLAIVTSDTIELRRSDGNEFPVEAELDPSLGTEVKITNEREGWFEIALPNGKSGWTSAQNVEPIAL; encoded by the coding sequence ATGTTAGCGCGAATCTTCAATTCGGCTCTTTTGACTCTGGTTCTTGTCGTCGCATTGCCTTCAGTGACTTTCGCCCAGGACGTGTCGGCGCAGATTTCATCGCGTGAAGCGTGGGTAGGTTCGCCGATCGTGCTGCAGATTCAGATCCGTAACGCAGAAAACTATTCGTTGCCGGAAGGTTTTGAAATCGACGGGTGCGACGTACAGAGTGCGGGAACGCCCTCGCAGTCATCACAGATCACGATCATCAATGGCCGGCGAAGTGAGAGTCGTAGCGTAGCGGCGCAGTATCTGATCTGTCCGAAGCGGGAGGGCGAATTCGAGATTCCCCCTTTCGAGATCAACGTCGATGGAAAGACCAAAAAAACTCAACCGATGAGGTTTGTGGCGACCAAAAGCGAAACAGGCGACTTGCTGTTTGTCGAAGTCGAAGGCAAAAAAGAATCCGTTTACGTCGGGCAGCAACTTGATCTGAAACTGAAGATTTGGATCAAGCCCTTCTCGGACCGAGACAAAAACATCAAGCTCAACGAAGGCCACATGTGGCAGATGCTTTCGGAGCAATCGTCCTGGGGAGCCTTTACGGATCGAATGAAGGAACTCGCTGAAAACCGCCAACGTCCCGGTGGCAAAGCCGTGTTGCGAAAGGATGAGGAAGGTCGCAGTCGCCAGTACTTCCTCTACGAAATCGAAGGCAAGGTTTACCCAACGAAGCCTGGAAAACTGGACGCGAGCGATTTACAGATCGTGATCGATTACCCGTTATCTCTCGGTCGACGCCGTGATCCTTTCGACAGCATTTTCGATGACAGCTCTCTAATGAAGCAGGTGATGGGCGACGATTTTTTCTCGTCGTCTCCATTCGGCAGGCGGCTGACAGTCACCGAGTCACGCCCTGTCGTTGCCGATGCAAACGTGAACTCGACGGAAGTAATGCCAATCCCGACGGAGAATCGACCTGCCGATTACCGCGGCGCCGTCGGCAAGTATCAGATTGTCGCCGAAGCAGAACCAAAGAACGTTGTTGCGGGTGATCCAATCACGCTGCGGTTGGGAATCGTTGGCGACGGCCCGATGGAAGTCGTCCAGGCACCGCCACTTCATGACATTGAGAACCTCGCATCAGATTTTCAAGTCAGCGATCAATCGCTCGCGGGATTCGTGCAGGACGATTCCAAAGTTTTCATCACAACGATCCGCCCTCGTTCGGAATCCGTCACGCAAATTCCGGCGATTCCATTCAGCTTTTTTGACCCCGACAAGAAAGCCTACCAAACGGTTTACACACAGCCGATCGATATTGAAGTTGAAAGAGCGGAAGCACTTCAGCTGGATTCTATTGTCAGCAATTCGCCGCAAGGTTCGGTGCCTTCCGACAGCAGCCAAACCTCGGCGAACAACGCTTCGACTGCGGGCATGTTTTTGCAAAACGACTTTTCGGAGAATGTTCTCTTGCCTGAAAGCACAATGGCTCGAAATGGTTGGCTGTATTTCGCTGCCATTCCAGCCGGCTGTTGGCTTTTGTTGCTCACTGCCAAACTTGCGACCGTTTTTCCAACTGCGATTGGAAAACTGAAATCGCCGGTAGCCCAGGCCAGAAACGCGATCAATAGCGCGAAGTCTGGGGAGGCGTTGGCGGTGGCGTTAAGGAATTTTGTCTCGGCATCGGTCAGAGACAATTGTCCCACGAACGAACATGCCGTTGGACGCATCAGAGCATTGGGCGACTACGAAACGGCAAACTCGTTGGAGTCACTGTTTCATCAGATTGGTCGAATCGATCAGTCCACTGCAAGCTATAGTGAAACGGAATCGCCGCTTTCGATCGACGACTTGCGCGGCGAGTGTCATCAGATGCTATCGGACATCGAGAAAGTCAGTAAGCATCGTCGATGGTCCAAAGTTCCTGCATCCCGTTCGACCAAACGCAATCTGACGGCAACGATGGTGATGTTTGCGCTCAGTGGCCTCGCTATCCCTCAGACAGTCTCCGCGGAAGACATCTCACTGTCACCGCTGCTGATGAAGGCAAACGAATCCTATCGGAAAGCGAGCGAAATGGCTGACACGGATCTCGCGAAGTCGCGGGACATGTTTCGTGACGCGGCAGGAAACTATCAACGGCTTGTTGATCAAGGAGTTCGCAACAGCGAATTGTTCTTCAACCTTGGCAACGCATGGCACCAGAGCGATCAGCCAGCCAAAGCAATCGTCAACTATCACCGGGCCTTGACGCTAAACCCTGGCATGCAAAAAGCCAGTCGAAATCTGGAGTTGCTGAAGCAGGAGCTTTCAATTGCAGACAACCGATCTGTTGAGTCAAATCAAGCAACGTGGCTATCCCTGGATCGCGCAAAACGCATGTTGTCAACTTGCCAACAATGGCTTGGCTGGAGCATGACAACATTCCTGTTCGCGGTTGCATCGATTGTTTTCTGGGGGCTGCTATGCCTGAAAACCATCAGACGGAAAACACCGGTGCTGCGTTGGGCAATGGTGCCTTTCGTATTGATGTCCGTAACAGGATTGAGCCTCTATTGGAGCCAGTTGGAACCCGCAAACCTTGCAATCGTGACATCTGACACGATCGAACTTCGTCGTAGCGACGGAAACGAGTTTCCTGTTGAAGCCGAACTCGATCCATCCCTTGGCACCGAGGTAAAGATTACGAACGAGCGAGAGGGCTGGTTTGAAATCGCATTGCCCAACGGGAAATCTGGCTGGACTTCGGCACAGAACGTCGAGCCGATCGCTTTGTAG
- a CDS encoding DegQ family serine endoprotease, whose product MKQFDIRIALLLLATLSAGGFIYPKYASTAAYSQLSQESDEAFEQLQTARNLSDAFKHVAKALRPSVVSISTESKPQNVSVRGFKVPAIPFGISPFFGDDIFRDFQSFEIPRTIPGKQGLGSGIIVESSGHILTNHHVIKGAEKISVTLSDDRSYDAKVIGSDPETDLAVLKIDASGLQAVKWADSDAAEVGEWVVAVGSPFGLNQTVTSGIISALGRDDMGITNYENFIQTDAAINPGNSGGPLVNLKGELLGINTAIASRNGAFNGIGFAIPSSMANQVMTSIMDSGKVSRGYLGVMIQDLNDDLAASFNFEGDGVLIGDVAPDGPADKGGLLAGDIVTRLNGEPAMNSNGLRNRVASIDPESTVDLEIVRNGKVLNLQVQLGVRDQAQLASWQSSGADSGSKVGLSVEVPTPELRDRLDITVSGGVVVTRVDSDSMSARAGIQQGDLILSINGNAIESMSDFSTAINESDVSEGIRLRIHRNGATQFVFMKSS is encoded by the coding sequence GTGAAACAGTTCGACATTAGAATTGCTTTGTTGCTGCTCGCCACATTGTCGGCGGGCGGATTCATCTACCCAAAATACGCATCGACAGCGGCTTACTCGCAGCTATCGCAAGAATCTGACGAGGCGTTTGAGCAACTCCAGACCGCTCGCAATCTGTCTGATGCTTTCAAGCATGTGGCCAAAGCACTTCGGCCTTCAGTCGTCAGCATCAGCACCGAATCCAAACCTCAAAACGTCTCGGTGCGAGGATTCAAAGTTCCCGCAATCCCTTTCGGCATCAGTCCATTTTTTGGCGACGACATCTTTCGAGATTTCCAGTCCTTTGAAATTCCGCGAACAATCCCGGGAAAGCAGGGGCTTGGCAGCGGCATAATCGTTGAAAGCAGCGGTCACATTCTGACAAACCATCATGTCATCAAGGGCGCGGAGAAAATTTCTGTCACGCTCTCCGATGATCGAAGCTATGACGCAAAAGTCATCGGAAGCGATCCGGAAACGGATCTGGCCGTTCTGAAAATTGACGCCAGCGGTTTGCAAGCAGTGAAATGGGCAGACTCTGATGCGGCGGAAGTTGGCGAATGGGTGGTTGCCGTCGGTAGCCCCTTCGGACTCAATCAAACCGTGACCTCCGGGATCATCAGTGCCCTTGGTCGCGATGACATGGGCATCACCAACTACGAAAACTTCATCCAAACCGATGCTGCGATTAACCCGGGCAACAGCGGTGGGCCATTGGTGAACCTCAAAGGTGAACTGCTGGGGATCAATACTGCCATCGCCAGTCGCAACGGGGCTTTCAACGGAATCGGATTTGCGATCCCTTCTTCGATGGCCAACCAGGTGATGACCAGCATCATGGACAGCGGCAAAGTTTCTCGAGGGTACCTTGGCGTCATGATCCAGGACCTGAACGATGACCTGGCTGCGAGTTTCAACTTCGAGGGTGATGGCGTTTTAATCGGTGACGTTGCTCCCGATGGTCCGGCGGACAAAGGCGGCCTTCTGGCTGGCGACATCGTCACACGGCTCAACGGGGAACCCGCGATGAACTCGAATGGTCTACGCAACCGTGTCGCTTCTATCGATCCCGAGTCTACCGTAGATCTCGAAATTGTTCGCAATGGCAAAGTTTTAAACTTGCAAGTCCAACTTGGCGTTCGTGATCAGGCTCAGCTTGCAAGCTGGCAAAGTTCTGGAGCTGACAGTGGCTCGAAGGTCGGGCTTTCTGTCGAAGTGCCAACTCCGGAATTGCGTGATCGATTGGACATCACGGTTAGCGGAGGAGTCGTCGTGACGAGAGTCGATTCAGACTCGATGTCAGCGAGAGCCGGGATTCAACAGGGAGATCTAATCCTGTCGATCAATGGAAACGCGATTGAATCGATGTCAGATTTTTCGACCGCGATCAACGAATCCGATGTGAGCGAGGGAATCCGACTGCGGATTCATCGCAACGGCGCGACACAGTTCGTGTTCATGAAGTCGTCTTAG
- a CDS encoding BatD family protein, giving the protein MKSLSSVKLGVRGIACCMLFIAMQQSVSYADTFGLVRSADRTSVLIADPFRFEISLTAPADSRVSFSELGEKVGSFDVLDVNDQFGIPIEGDANRQRWIRTLTLETIDTGKLDIPQLEVSVQEPGGDSKLLRSEPLQITVVSVVESSADLTTFNDIADLIEVDEPESTSMGAFWISLVGGITLAIAAACLIAARQSKTPVSASVWALARLNDRTEGSFNRVESILRDFIEERFDFPAASLSSSKIAETLASKNVASDSIARVEEILSVSERVKFGGLGISTEVETRLTESARKLIVDLEEVISTLPESREAA; this is encoded by the coding sequence ATGAAGTCATTGAGCTCCGTAAAGTTAGGAGTGCGAGGGATCGCGTGCTGCATGTTGTTCATCGCGATGCAGCAGAGCGTCTCTTATGCTGACACATTTGGACTCGTTAGATCTGCGGATCGGACGAGCGTTCTGATCGCCGATCCGTTTCGGTTTGAAATTTCGCTGACCGCCCCAGCCGATAGTCGAGTCAGCTTTTCTGAGCTCGGCGAGAAAGTTGGCTCGTTCGATGTGCTTGATGTCAACGACCAGTTTGGCATTCCGATCGAAGGCGACGCTAATCGACAAAGGTGGATTCGAACTCTTACGCTGGAAACCATTGACACTGGTAAGCTCGACATTCCGCAGTTGGAGGTTTCGGTTCAAGAACCCGGGGGCGATTCGAAGCTACTCCGCTCGGAACCCCTCCAAATCACCGTCGTAAGCGTCGTCGAATCTTCTGCTGATTTGACGACGTTCAATGACATCGCGGATTTGATTGAAGTGGATGAGCCTGAATCAACCTCGATGGGTGCTTTTTGGATTTCGCTTGTCGGTGGAATCACGTTGGCCATTGCAGCTGCCTGTTTGATTGCGGCTCGGCAATCAAAAACACCCGTGTCGGCAAGCGTTTGGGCGCTGGCTCGGCTGAACGATCGTACGGAAGGCAGTTTCAACCGTGTTGAAAGTATCCTTCGCGATTTCATCGAAGAACGGTTTGATTTTCCTGCCGCGAGTTTGTCATCAAGCAAGATCGCTGAGACTCTTGCGTCGAAAAACGTTGCGAGTGACTCCATTGCGAGAGTCGAAGAAATCCTCTCGGTTTCGGAGCGAGTCAAGTTTGGAGGACTTGGGATTTCAACCGAAGTGGAAACGCGGCTGACTGAGTCCGCCCGAAAATTGATTGTGGATCTCGAAGAAGTCATCTCAACGCTGCCAGAATCACGGGAGGCTGCTTGA
- a CDS encoding Hsp20/alpha crystallin family protein, which produces MNALTSNGSRLNLLPMNAFSREMSRWIDELSHDAKTVGHAPVSIWESDDSFHLEFDLPGVNVENVDLKVVENSLHVTATRDICQDVTYVRQERNFGQIERQFSLPTRIDESGIEAEMDAGVLKVVVPKAPESQVKKIEIKGS; this is translated from the coding sequence ATGAACGCTTTAACAAGCAACGGTTCGCGGCTCAATCTTCTGCCGATGAATGCATTCTCGCGGGAGATGAGCCGCTGGATTGATGAACTTTCGCATGACGCCAAGACGGTTGGCCACGCTCCTGTCAGCATTTGGGAGTCAGATGATTCTTTTCATCTTGAGTTTGATCTGCCTGGTGTCAACGTTGAAAACGTCGACCTGAAAGTTGTTGAAAACTCATTGCACGTCACTGCGACTCGTGATATCTGCCAGGACGTCACTTACGTTCGGCAGGAACGAAATTTTGGCCAGATTGAACGACAATTCAGTCTTCCAACCCGGATTGATGAATCGGGAATCGAAGCCGAAATGGATGCTGGCGTGCTGAAAGTCGTCGTGCCCAAAGCGCCAGAATCTCAAGTCAAAAAGATTGAGATCAAGGGCTCGTAA
- a CDS encoding VWA domain-containing protein, giving the protein MFHSPLWFLLMPVLLLAAWRIFGSRKGNAVRFSNTSLASQLTPSLRQRLLWLPKVLMLLALLFLIISLARPREGRDQTITESEGIAIEMVVDRSSSMQALDFKIEDEHVDRLTAIKNVAGKFVLGDESLDGRFSDLVGLITFAGYADGVTPPTLDHGFLASSLNNTQIVDVRSEDGTAIGDAIALAVEKLNALDENRDEKVKSKIMILLTDGENTAGELEPIAAAELAQTLGIKIYTIGIGTKGQAPIPYTDAFGRRRVQMMQVNIDESTLKKIAEVTEGKYFRATDTDSLTAIYEEIDQLEKTEVETENYVDYRELAVQPWRANGFQLPATLLISLSLLLVGVVLQHSWLREVS; this is encoded by the coding sequence ATGTTTCATTCACCGCTGTGGTTTCTCCTGATGCCCGTGCTGCTATTGGCGGCATGGCGAATTTTTGGATCCAGAAAAGGAAATGCCGTTCGATTCAGCAACACGTCATTGGCCAGCCAGCTAACGCCTTCGCTGCGACAGAGGCTCCTTTGGCTGCCCAAAGTCCTGATGTTGCTTGCGTTACTCTTTTTGATCATCAGTTTGGCTCGACCACGTGAAGGCCGAGACCAAACGATCACTGAAAGTGAAGGGATCGCGATCGAAATGGTCGTGGACCGAAGTAGCAGTATGCAAGCTCTCGATTTCAAAATCGAAGACGAACACGTCGACCGTTTGACTGCCATCAAAAACGTCGCGGGAAAGTTTGTGCTTGGAGATGAAAGCCTCGACGGTCGTTTTAGTGATCTGGTTGGGCTCATCACCTTTGCTGGTTACGCCGACGGGGTTACGCCGCCCACGCTCGATCATGGCTTTCTGGCGTCCAGTTTGAACAATACCCAGATCGTTGATGTGCGAAGCGAAGACGGTACTGCGATTGGCGACGCGATAGCCTTGGCGGTTGAGAAGTTGAACGCTCTTGACGAAAACCGCGACGAAAAAGTTAAGAGCAAGATCATGATTCTGCTAACCGACGGTGAAAATACGGCTGGAGAACTCGAGCCAATTGCTGCGGCAGAGTTGGCTCAGACGTTGGGCATCAAGATCTACACGATTGGGATCGGAACAAAAGGGCAGGCACCGATTCCATACACCGACGCGTTTGGTCGCCGCCGAGTCCAAATGATGCAAGTCAATATTGACGAATCGACGCTGAAGAAAATCGCTGAAGTCACCGAAGGAAAGTACTTTCGCGCGACGGACACCGATTCACTGACTGCGATTTACGAAGAAATCGACCAACTGGAGAAAACAGAAGTCGAAACGGAAAACTACGTGGACTATCGCGAACTCGCGGTGCAACCGTGGCGAGCAAACGGTTTTCAGCTTCCTGCCACATTGTTAATTTCGCTCTCGCTATTACTCGTCGGAGTGGTTTTGCAACATTCGTGGTTGAGGGAAGTCTCATGA
- a CDS encoding vWA domain-containing protein: MNYEIGNPEWAWLLIAVPVVGLLFMRSRWMDRRARKQFGASDGNAGLLSDFASLSLLTLGLALLVLACMDIRWGKTTREVPQRGLEVVFALDVSRSMLAQDAKPNRLTRAKQQIKDMLAEMAGDRVGLVVFAGEAKQAVPLTNHYHDFQQKLDSVGPESVSVGGSQLGVAIKAASEAFLNKTNDFKTMVLFTDGEDQESKPIELAKQLHADDGLRIFTVGLGDMTEGSRIPNDSDGRNRGGRFVQHEGQQVWSKLNGSILKQIATETDAAYIPAGVKRVNMGDVYHKYVANVEKSEFETAKIKALIPRFQWFAFPAFLFLWLYTWISAGSRKEKVAAVAKASRAGRRNEGLSRVSKTAAAILVLFPSVAFAQEGQLPESVAAKINAANELVRGSKTAEAIEAYNAIEESNNDHQDELNYNLASAHYRNSDVDAATVLFAETASSSNDRIASNSRYNLGNCHYAKALPLAQQQPEAAISELQLAIGHYRSALRLDRSLSDARENLERASKLIKQLKQDQEQQQQNDDQQQQDQEQQDGEQSEQNPDSKEDESQESESSENSNESESSEENESDKQGDAESESSEQKPEQQQQSSDQKDQQSKGEDGDGQQGSPPESDQNQNNSSAENKDSQQSGDNSKKSQMENDAANEEKENGPATEDKKEEGKEPPQGQLSSTNEQDPKDNVQKENGAVAQPIAPDDGMMTRQEALKLLQSVRDRDMLRRYRQKQKRRQRRVQVERDW; encoded by the coding sequence ATGAACTACGAAATTGGCAATCCGGAATGGGCGTGGCTATTGATCGCGGTGCCTGTGGTTGGACTTTTGTTCATGCGTAGTCGATGGATGGACCGACGGGCGCGAAAACAGTTTGGAGCGTCGGATGGCAATGCTGGATTGCTTTCTGATTTTGCGTCTCTGTCGTTGTTGACGCTGGGATTGGCTCTGCTAGTTCTTGCTTGCATGGATATTCGCTGGGGCAAGACGACTCGTGAAGTTCCTCAGCGTGGGCTTGAAGTTGTCTTCGCCCTCGACGTTTCACGCAGCATGTTGGCTCAGGATGCAAAACCAAATCGACTCACGCGAGCGAAACAGCAGATCAAGGACATGCTTGCCGAGATGGCGGGCGATCGTGTAGGGCTGGTTGTTTTCGCAGGGGAAGCCAAACAGGCTGTTCCGCTGACCAATCACTATCACGACTTTCAGCAGAAACTGGACTCGGTCGGTCCGGAATCCGTTTCCGTTGGCGGTTCGCAGTTGGGCGTCGCGATCAAAGCGGCCTCCGAGGCGTTTTTGAACAAGACCAACGACTTCAAGACCATGGTGCTGTTCACCGACGGAGAAGATCAGGAAAGCAAGCCGATCGAACTTGCAAAACAGTTGCACGCGGATGATGGACTGCGAATCTTTACGGTAGGGCTCGGCGACATGACCGAAGGATCCCGCATTCCGAACGATTCCGATGGACGTAACCGCGGAGGACGCTTTGTTCAACATGAGGGCCAACAAGTTTGGTCGAAGCTCAACGGAAGTATTCTGAAGCAAATTGCAACGGAAACGGATGCGGCCTACATTCCAGCCGGCGTCAAACGGGTCAACATGGGAGACGTCTATCACAAGTACGTTGCCAACGTGGAAAAGTCTGAATTTGAAACGGCGAAGATCAAGGCTTTGATTCCGCGTTTCCAGTGGTTTGCTTTCCCGGCATTTTTGTTTCTCTGGCTGTACACATGGATCAGTGCTGGTTCGCGGAAAGAGAAAGTTGCTGCGGTGGCGAAGGCAAGTCGCGCCGGTCGTCGAAACGAAGGGCTTTCTCGCGTTTCCAAGACGGCTGCAGCAATCCTGGTCCTCTTTCCCAGCGTTGCCTTTGCTCAGGAAGGCCAGTTGCCTGAATCGGTTGCAGCGAAGATTAACGCGGCCAACGAATTGGTGCGTGGGTCAAAAACAGCGGAAGCAATTGAGGCTTACAACGCGATTGAAGAATCGAACAACGATCATCAAGATGAACTGAACTACAACTTGGCAAGTGCGCACTATCGCAATTCCGATGTCGACGCGGCGACGGTATTGTTTGCTGAAACGGCTTCTTCATCAAACGATCGAATCGCAAGCAACAGCCGGTACAACCTTGGCAATTGTCACTACGCAAAGGCGTTACCGTTGGCACAACAGCAACCGGAAGCCGCGATCAGTGAATTGCAGTTGGCGATTGGGCATTATCGCAGTGCGTTACGATTGGATCGAAGTCTTTCCGATGCTCGTGAAAATCTAGAACGTGCTTCGAAGTTGATTAAGCAGTTGAAGCAAGATCAAGAACAGCAACAACAAAACGACGATCAACAGCAGCAAGACCAGGAACAACAGGACGGCGAACAGTCGGAACAGAATCCTGACTCGAAAGAGGACGAGTCGCAGGAGTCAGAGAGCTCAGAAAATTCAAACGAGAGCGAGTCGTCTGAAGAGAACGAGTCAGACAAACAGGGTGACGCTGAATCCGAGAGTTCCGAACAAAAGCCTGAACAGCAGCAACAGTCTTCGGATCAAAAGGACCAACAAAGCAAAGGCGAAGATGGCGACGGACAGCAAGGAAGTCCACCAGAGAGCGATCAAAATCAAAACAATTCATCGGCCGAAAACAAGGACTCTCAGCAGTCGGGCGACAACTCGAAAAAATCGCAGATGGAAAACGATGCTGCCAACGAAGAAAAAGAGAACGGTCCTGCGACAGAAGACAAGAAAGAGGAAGGAAAAGAGCCTCCTCAAGGCCAGCTTTCTTCAACCAATGAACAGGACCCCAAAGACAACGTGCAAAAAGAAAACGGCGCTGTCGCCCAACCGATCGCACCGGACGACGGCATGATGACGCGTCAGGAAGCATTGAAACTCCTGCAGTCAGTTCGCGATCGCGACATGCTCAGGCGATATCGGCAGAAACAGAAACGACGACAGAGACGGGTTCAAGTGGAAAGGGACTGGTGA